Genomic DNA from Macadamia integrifolia cultivar HAES 741 chromosome 6, SCU_Mint_v3, whole genome shotgun sequence:
CGAATCATTCTTGTACCGGGTTGATTCATGCAGATAGCATTTATCTAGTAATCAATTTTGGGATGGATTTTATTTATGTGAATCAGTCCCGTGGGAGAACCtgatccatatatatatatatatatatattttgagcTGTGTTAGTAGCCTAATACCTtcgtatttaattttctttttatatgaaatgattttattGCCGTCTAAACTATAATTTTGCTTTATCATGCCTTAGGGTGGTGCCTTCTTTTACACTGATAGCTCAAAGaatcatttttcatattataaCCATTTTGACAAttaatgaataaacaaaagtAATATTCCTGTCCAGGAAAAAAGGTGAGCATGCTAATTGTTACTTAGGAATAAGATATACTAGCATTTGTTAATCGTTGGATGAAATATTATCAATTTCATCCGTCTATACCTATTGTTtacataatctttttttttggtgaaatacaTAATCTATCGACCACCGTCACTTTACATTGTTCTCTTTTACCTCTCCCACTACCAGTCCCTCCCttgtcattttcttctcaaaatcattgtaactcatctctcactctctctctctctccacttctaCATCTCATTCTCCCTCTTCGGCTGCCACCCTTGATCCATCGTTCACCCCAACCCTCTTCCCTCCACTGCGTACAAGTAATAGCATTAAAAACTTtactcaaaagtcaaaaccacACGgttaaagaggggggggggggggatgatgCTTCTAAACCGATTAATCTACCAAAATTTGAAAGGCATAATAAAATCGGCCTCTTCCTTCAATTATTGTACTTTGTTGCTTCGGATTAGATAAAAAGACAATGGGTTTTGCTTAGGTTTCAACAAATGGTTGGAGCAAGATTTACGAACATTTCGATAACACAACGAATAATATTCCACCATAATCTTCATCTTTGAATTGAAAGTTGGAGATACTCGGCGATATTATTAGCGAAGAGGTTGAGAATGCAAAAAATTAGAATGCTATCTGttagtttgtctcgaattcttgacccattttgaagattgacccgctccaacatattttggtggcaacccaaATTGGAAGTTTTCTAaaatctatgatggaagcagaggagttgggccgataggcccaagtccggagcccatcactatgcccccacggtatggttcgaccggatcgataGTAatccgatgggtcgacccgcaacttgaaatatataatgtactgttgcttgttgagaaagttattgtattttgggggtttttcgagctagggtttcaaggcaaGTTTTCTCGCTGCTGCttgagtgtaatctctcttctacatagtgaaacatcttcttcttctcccgaggacgtagcacaccaccttggtgtgtgaacctcgttaaatctctgtgtcgtgcagatctattgtctctttatttttttcgtattttttggtgtttgatttaACACTATCTTTGAAATGTGGCTTAGCTCAAACTAGAGTTGGTTTTGGTTGTCATGGTCACACGATGATGTGTTTGTGGTAGTTCTCAAACAAGGGTTGCATTCGCAAGCTCAAGTGAAGGGGTTAGAGGAGAGGAGAGGctaaggggagagagagagaggtctcaTTCCAAGAGGAGAAGACCATCGAAAGGCAAGACTAAAGGTTTAATTTGATGCTCATGCACTAGCAGCATGGGACAGTTGTAAGGgcaggggagagagaaaaggtgtaGCAATGGTGGAGTAaaagtttggatttttttccctccatCCAACAATTATATTTAAGATGACCAAATACTATGGTTAAAATCCCACTAGCAAATAAAAGTTCTAAGATTccctgctagcatacctatccctctcccattttgttttttggacAAGATTGTCTGAGCAAGTGTCGTAGCCCACATCCTctcacataaatttttttttcttccattctttcaTCAGAATAACTTGCTTGTTCAGAgagaattttccttttatttttgtagatgtttcttaatcaatgaaaaaaaatattctaaaatttgaaatttatttgAGAATAGTGAAATttgttccctatttttttttcttaaatttgaaATTACAACCAGCTATGACGTATGATATGGAATGTTGGATAGTTAAGAAGAattatgtaaataaattaaatgtaaTGGAGATGAGGATATTGAAATAGATGAATGGTAAACCTATgtaggataaagtaaggaatgatcactACATAGGAGAATCTCCATATCTGATATGATACGAGAAAGTCGCTTGAAGTGGCAGGATGATTTTCAACATAGGCCTTTGAATGATCTAGTACAAATAAGTGATTCGATCATATTGAAAGAACTAAAGAGCTAGGCATGTGTCTAAATTCATTTGAagagaagtggtgagaaaatACATGCATAGTTTAAGCCTTAAATCAAGTATGATGTCGAATAAAACTGATTGGAGAGTAAGGGTCCATGTAGTGTTCTAGTATATGATTTCAAATGCTTTCAAAGTATAgttgtttattttattctcttcaatcatgatttagagttgagatcttCGACGGGTCGGGTGCCTGTGATCCATAAATGTTGAGGTTGAGAAGTTGAGATGACAAACAACAaccatccaaaaccttatcccaacttgatggggtccgctacatggagattccaagtaaGGACAATTgtgaggatccatgcaaaaaaattgacgggttatggctaattataataagtggtGGCTATCAACCTGACGTATCACTGCAAATCAGCCACAACCTTATAACGACAGACTACAATAAGCTACACATTGTCTACTTGATGTACTATATAGATCGTTCTAGCTAAAGTGTCCTACATATATCCACCATCAAGACAATTCATCACCCAACCTACCTTtatgaaaggagaaaaaagataaCAAGTTCTTGACAACCCCATTAAGCAAGAAAATATCAACTCGAACACACAACTCCACATTCAAAACTATGTAATTAACACAAACTCCGCATTGAAAACTAGATAAGCAAGCCACAACTCAAGCCAGAGGTATATGTGGATAGTGGTTCAATGCACCAGCATAAATCTCACGaaatgtcccgcatcctagagcacagaCAATGCACATGTAAGGCTCCAAAGAACATGGGCCACAAAATCAAGCATGGAAAAACCCTTGCAAACAACAAACCCGCAAGAGTGCAACAACAATTTTAAAAGCAAAGGAAGGGGGAAAATCACATTCAGAACACTAGGAAAAAATCACATTGCTTGAGCATCCGTACGGACCATCGCaatgttttgttttaattaaatagtcAGATAACATATATATGTTAAATAAGTAGTATCATGGGTAGACTAAGGCTGCATAtggtatgatttcttggaatgcattgtCGACCCAGAAtgtattccaagaatgcataccaaatgcCACCTTAAtttaccctttctttttcttgcatTACAAATTCAAATTATGTGGAAAATTTCCAACTCTAACGCACTCCCCTGGTTCTTGAAGAAACATTCATGAAGATGTGGTGCTGAGAACTCTTAGGCAGTTCTCAATCTTTGATTGACATGGTCCATTCCATTATGTCCTGTGAGACTATGCAAATTTATTTGAGCAGTGACTGTAGGTACCTAACTAGGGCACCCCACTAAATCAGATGAGGGAAAGACTTCAGGAAGCATTTATGGAAATAAATCCATGTCAATTATGTCCTGTGAGACTATGCAAATTTATTTGAGCAGTGACTGTGGGTACCTAACTAGGGCACCCCACTAAATCAGATGAGGGAAAGACTTCAGGAAGCATTTATGGAAATAAATGGAGAGGTATGCATTATTGCAACTCCTGCCCTTATTAGATACCTCTTCCTCACATCATGAAGCTGGGTACGTGAGCTATCTGGGTTCCCTTTGGGAGACGCAATTCTTTGCCAATTTACTTACATGGACCTATAGAGTTTTATATCGTGTCAAATTTAATCATCTATGACATGGTAGTTGTCCAAATTTAGAGGGTGAAAACTAGGGTTAGGTATTAAAACACCGATTCCAGGCCGATCCAAGCTGAATCGCTGAATCTAGGTCAAAATCAGCCAAGACATCCGTATTTTGAATCTCTTTACTTGTGGATCAACTTTTCCCTTACTCGTGCTGAAGAGAATCTCTTTTAATCCATGGATTCTGGTGATTGGATGGGACTCTTGAAATAGTACGAAAGATAATTCAAATTTTGTTCAATAAGAGGGGCAAAGTGAATAATAACACCCCATTGACTAGATACTCATTCAACCACGGTGAAGAACTGTCAGACATTATTTGTCTAAGTTTCAACAATGGTTAGAGTTTCACCGGATAGTGGGTGTGTTTCTGCAATCCAAGTAAAGAGGTTTACCATTATTGTACTGCTACATAAGCACTTCAAGAAAGACCGAGTTAGAGCACTAATTGGTGTAATATAATCTAATTAATTTAGCGAATAGTATAGTATGGTTTAATATTAGACCAAATTACTTTGTCTCAATTGATGATCCCAACATAGAATAGACTGGTAGAATCAAAATTCTGACAAAGGATTTAGATCTACAGTCTGATTCTTTTGATGTTGCAGTTCATTGGTAAACAATCCATGAGCCAACTAAAATAACCAGAGACATAAATCCTGGATTTGTTGAGCTATATGAACCACGAAGTTTGATACTACAATGGAACTAAGATTGATTAATCCAATAGTTTTGTCAATCCCAAGAGAATGAGGAACATCACAAGCCAACTATAGCTTCAGGAAagaacttttatttatttaccaaaaaaaaaaaagggaagaacttttattttagaaaaaagtttttctttactTAAAAGGAGAATCATCCAATAAAAATTGGTCAAGTTCTTTCCCAAGATGTAGTCttgataaaagaagaagaataaaatgagaaaatcaAGACTAGtgagaataaaaaattcatcaacAATAATTGTGCAAATTTCTAAATGAGATCGGCTAAATGGATTCTTGCCCTCCGATATTGAGTTCCAGCTCTGGCAGTGTTTAGCAGATTACAATTCCTCATGGCCTTAACCCAATTGCCAACTAAGTATGGTTCTGGTATATAGATAGATTCACAGGGGTGAGAGGACAGAGAAACAACAGCAGAAAGGATTAAGCACAAGAAATATACAATGGTCCTGTGCCAGGGGAACCATTGACTGATCGGCAACAAACTTGACatgtcaaatgattttaaggcAGATCAAGACCCACAATTGCAATAgtgtaaaaatggaaaatacaacagtgagacattcttttttttttttttttttggtaacaattcTTATAACTATATAGATTATATACAATACACAAGAACCAGTGCACAAAAACCATGACGCGTCTATTCAGGCTTTACATGCTCTTTTTAACAGGTTACTCAGGCTTTACACTTTAAACCCAATAATATAGCTAGCCAAGGATGGCCAAAGAAAATATTACCTAGTTAATGATCTTCGGCTGTAAAATCAGGCTCTTCAGGCTTCTGAAGCAATATAGGTGGTAAGCTCTCCCTCACTTTGCGTGCACCTTTGCGCCTTATAGCACGTAACGCATTAGCAGCAAACTGTGAAGCATAAATGGTAGCACCGAGGCTTGGAGAGCTCCCTCCTCCCTTGGCCAATGCATCCTGCAACCTATCTTCCTCCTCACGTAAAGAGTCTTCAAGCTTCTTCTTACAGTAGCGGCGCCAAGCTGCTTGTATGAAACAGGCTGCCCATGTCCTCCACTGATGTGAGTAGAACCTGAAAGTGTGTCGAAGCCGCTTGCTGTGGAGCCGCCGAAACTGGGAAGCCACAAACTTCAAGTCCTCTGCCTTGAGAGCGAAGGCTTCTACCTCAGTCAGTGCCTTCACCGTTCTGGTTGAAATTGGGAGGTTGGAGGATGAGTGGGGATCCAACGCCCATGTTAACAGCTCTTCTCCACAAAAGTCCCCAGCCACCAGAAAACCAGAGTTAAAGAAGCCAGTCCTTCCACCATTTGTGGTCACAGTCCATAGCTTCCCCCTCATGATGAATAGCATCTCATCAACCGGATCTTCCTCACGGACAATGACACTGTCCTCTGTGTAGAGTACTGGCTTGAGGCGATCACACATTGCATCCAATAATTGATCGTCCATTTTTTCAAACATTGGCACCTAAGGAGgatgaaaaaacaaaagcatATGAATTTCCCAGCATCGCTCAAAATCAAGTCAATTTGCTAAATTTAATATGTTCCTACAAGTGGATAGAAACTACAGCGAAAACTATGTAAAATGTTTATACAAAAAAATTGagtacacaaaaaataatacTACAAATAAACATAAAGTTCAAAGAGTTATATGTCTAAAAACACATTAGAAAATCTAGTTACTCTAGAAACTGAACTTGTTATGCTCGTAAACAGTTGATTGGAGAATCAGCTTGGACTTTTACATATTGACTTGAGCTAAATGGATGTTATTAACAGAGGCAAGCAGAAAGCCAACATACTCCATTTACAATTACAACTACTAGGGTCGAAAGAAATCACATTCACTGAGCACCCCTAAAAAATTATGGTAAATTTACCTTTTGGAAGGATAGAAGACTTCAATAGCCCCTAGCCTTTCAGAGTGCAACATAGCTTACAAACTCACATATCATAATAAAATTTGATCAAGAGTTCAAGACATGAAACAGGTTCCATGACTGATGTAAATCgaaggaggaaagaaagaaggccAATTCTGCCAACCCATCAAACCAGTCGAATCAGCCAGCCTCTGGACCACTTTAGTGGGCCAGTTTTAAGATTTAAGCCCAATAAGAGATCTTTCACGACTTGCGGTGGGGTATCTTCCTTAAGATACAAAGCTGCCAAATCTGAAGATAAGTAGCTGCTTAGGAAGAGATTTGATATTATACTTAGTTTGTATTCTGTGTCATTTAGTTAATGACAATGTAGAATTTTACTTGGTTTCTATTTCACTTTTTAGGTATTAATTAGGTTTAGTTACAAGATTTTATATGGTTTCAGTTACCATTTTGATGTAACCATGAATTAGATTGCAATCTAGGATAGTTTGCAATTTATTTGGTTTCCAATATGCAAATGGATTTCCTCTGATGCACGAAGAGGATTTTGGAAGTTGTAATAATTGAGGGACTGTACTTTAGTCCCAACAATTTgagtttgaagaaaaaaaaaagagagcacaTGCTTGGTTTGTTGTGTGATTCAGCTGCTGTGAGAAacagcttgggtgagatgccagGGTAGAGAGAGGTGGGAGACCTCTACAGTAGGCGAGAAACCTACATATCCCTCTTATTCGCTCTTCTTCTCAACCACCTTCTCTTAGTACTGATCTATTGCTTAATTAATTGTAACTGTTTCCAATTTCTACTCAGTTCTGATAATTTTATTACACTGTTAGTGCCTGCAATAATTATCAGCATCAAATATCAATGTTCAGCCCTTGATTTCAGAATATCTGATCCTCAGTTTACGTTGATATTCAGATATTCTGTTCACCCCCTTCCCTAGCCCCTTTAATCCAAATCTGGACTTCATCTGAGTGGTGGACTAAAAAACTGCAGTATTATTTCGTTACCTTCGATTTCTGATTCTTATTCTGTCTGTTTCTCCCAATTCCatcatctgatgaacctaaaattTTAAGCATAAGGCCTTCCTTCAACTGTAATAACAGCCTCATCCAACGGCTAGATCAGGAGACATTAATATTGTCACATTATGTCCACAAATTCCGAGTTTTTGTTCCACTGAGATCCTGATTTTCTGTTTAGGCTCTGTTTTTCCAGCCTATCATACCTACATTAATGACTTGCCTTAATTACTCTGACAACATCAAATAAAAGAACCTCGAGGACTTCCATCAACAATCAAACTTTTTTCCTGAGACCTTTTGAGGAGAGCCAGCACACTCTCAAAATGTGTAGAATGACACACCCCAGTTATCAAATCACACAATAAATTCTTTGGAGACCTTTAGCAGAGAGCCAGACACTCGAGAAAAATGTGTTAGAATGACACCTCAGCTCATAACCACATGTTTTTAAATTGCATAATTCAGAGAAAGGTGGGAGAAAATAATAGTGAGGAATATGCATTAGATTATCAATGACTCATTCACAGCTGAAAGTCTTAAGGAATATACGGAGAGCACTCACTCTCATGAGTAGAGCCAAGCAGAGATGGCGTTTTATGTCCCTTCTGAGGTCCTTAGGAAGGTTGCAGAGCAGATTCTCTTCATCAACACCTCTCGTTTCTTGCCACTTGTACTGTTCATAACGCCTGATCCGTTCCCTCAGGCTGTCAGGTAGCAAACGATGGTACATCCATTGCTCTGCATCTCGCCTTTTTAATCTCATCTCTTCTAATCTAACAGTAGTGGACTGCAGATATGTCTGTAACAGCATAACAATATTAGTTCTAATCTACAGAAGGTTGAAAGGCAGTATTATGAGAAGACGATCAGAGATTCTTGATCATGAATCACGGGCAGGAAAGTCAAATGATAATATTAAGAAATTTCATGTCCTAAAAGAACAAATTGATAAGTTCCCAACCATCCAAACTAATGAATTTTTCAAAACAATTGTCCCGCGTATCCACTTCCAATACCGTGATTGAAAGATTTGGATAACGACCATGTAAATAACATATACAAGGAATAACCCCATATGCTATCTTCACACATAAATAACTTCAGATATGGATTGAAAAGTAAATGGATGCATGTCAGCCACACCAACCACTATTTTAGAATCATGATTTTATGCCAGTATGTATCACGGTGTGTATCATTTAGAATCAGTAATCAATATGCAGTAGTTCGGGAGACGGACCAAACtcattgatgcagataagtcacttaataggcttatttaattggaaataagccttgagttgagttatgtatgtgtagagcctttgatcccatgggttttctttgtactgggtcactttaatgggcctaaaatatgggtagaaagtaggaaaacgagatttgattcattagtttaactagagtcctgttttgagtctatcttctttgttatttcagttttctagtcagtttaggtttcccaattagttaaggattgggttaggcctttcttttttagtgtttgagttagttttgagtattctatataagtttgtaaggggctacagaattgaacacgaatttaatTGAATGAAAGTTTATTTTTGCTGTCTGCAAAATTATTCCCTGAGAAAGGATGATCATCATCTGAGTAGCTGAAGGCtcccctacccccattcttcactttattctcttatttttgttttgttcatactatttattcttgaatctgatttttattgaatttaccaAAGAgcctacctgggattggatcacttgtgatcccaTCTTACATTACTCATCCTATGTATTCTTACCATCCAATAGATTTTCAGAAACTATGTTTTTGAACAAAAGCAAAGGTTTGGCCAATTTAAATCAGAAGACTCATAGCAGATTTGTAATCTGAAATTATCCACAAGACCCTGTGGTCAGCCATATGCATGCTTATTTCTATAcaacaaaaatacaaataatGGTATTATTGTTATTGCTCCGAGATTAATTTGTAGCATGTCTATGCATTATATAAGATTTGTGCTAGTACGACTCATGGCACAAACAGGAAACAGGGAAACCAACAATTATACAGCTATTTAAAAACTATTGATCTAATCCATGTTTCGACCAAACCAGTCAAAGGTCAACCAGTTAcagaataaaaatagaaaatgccaATATATCTTAATTTCAAGTCACTAATATTGGGTGGGATGTTCCTAAGgtgttgctttgtttctttcctctcacttttccccttttttctctttcaatttcTTTTCCATCTTACCCTCtcgtggatccatgtagccaccATGTacccgaccccatttagttgggaaaagcttagttgctgttgttgttgttgatcaaGTCACTAATATGCAACAAATTTGCTGATTTAAAACCAGATAAATAGTGAAGAGTGCACAGAGAATAGTTTAGTCATAACCTGCATATTGCCAATGAGAAATGCAAAAAGAACCAAACCGAAGATGGAAATGAAGACTGCAAATAATATCTCCAAAACATGAGTACTTGTTTGCAGGTTTTGCCCAAGAGAACTGTAAACCAATAAAGCAGATCAGatcagatcacattagctcaaAAATGACTGCTCTAAAATGTAATGGTGCAGCAACTAGCATTGAGGGCTTTAAAGTGACCCTTCAAGGCTCTTACGATGTTTGTTACTGCATAAGCTATTGAAGAAAACAATAATTACAGTGGGGCCCATTTTAACATCCAAAGGGTGCAAGTGGTTTCTGCACGGCTGATCGATCAAAACTGACACTCTTTACTGCAAGTATTCTGCAATGGGGCCCACACCCCTACAAGCATTTTTTTATAGATGTAAAATTTACTTGGAAAGTCATCCACCTCAATTTTGTTCCCTTTTATTTCTAATGGAGAAATAAACCAGCCAAAAGCAAACAAAATGATTTTGCACAAACCTCAGATTACGCAGGCCCCACCAAAAGCAGTAAAAGAACTTCTGTGGGAAATCATTTGATACCACCACACCGGATGTAAGAGCATCAAGAAAAATTCCAAAATCAAACGGTGGATTCTCAGCCGTAAGAGGACAAGTAACATTTAGAAATGACATGTCATTGTCATTGATTCCATCACCACAGTACAAACGATGAATGTCACATCCAGAATGCGTCTTACAAGCTTTTCGCCAGCATGTATTTTCTCGTTCAATTGAAAACAAGTACCAAAAGGCCCCAAGTACCTGATTGCCATTCAATTacataaaaatcaaaaggattTCTGTGAAGGAAAAGTGAATCCTGTTATTTGTTACAATAATATCCCACGAGAAAGTCAATAAATGAACATAGAATTTGTTTATCCTTCTCACTGATCTAGAAAAATATCTGATCATCCTGTCGGCACCTCATGAAAAGGCAACTAAAAGAGTCAAATAAACTGGATAATACCAGGGCCATCTAATCTATTGACTTTCAAAATGTTTGTCACCCATCCAAGATTTTTCACCTCATCTTCCTAAAAGTCTCATTTTCTGTTGGCATAAATGTTTAATAGCCCATGTTCCTATGACAAGATTTTACAGGCTGAGGCATGTATAAGAGGTGGCCGTTGATAACACAGTCTGGAACTCTGGATTGATTCACAGCCTAATGCGTACTAATTGGACAAAAAATTGGTTTTCACATACTGCTAATGTATGACCCACCTGGCCACCTATGGAGCATGGAATATCACATCTCTTGCATCCCATAATTTCCAAATCTGGTCTCTTATCCCAGCTGCTATTATTTGAGTGTTTGGTTACAAAGAAATCAAAGGACCTTTGAAATCATGCAAAGGCTGCATACAAAGTGTCTGCTAGAGCTAAGGAGAAATCAAATTTCCGAGCATTTTCTTGTAAAGAATTTTCTAACACATGATATTAGAATGGCGTAGGTAAGATGGATTAggcagcccagggttttggatTTCTAAGGCTGAACTACAAAGACAGGTGGTGGGATGCAGATAAAACACTGAAGTGGGTTTATTTTAATGGAAACAAGCCTTgggttgggcctttggtccactGGGTTTTGAACTCTGGTGGAATTCCAAGTTAGGGTATGGGTGAGATTCCAGCCAAGCAAATCAGGTGTGTTTCCTGAGTATATCCTCCATATCTTCTCTAAACTTCACTTCCATCGATCCAAGTAAGTTTCTGAACTTCTTCCCATCCTGTGCATGCtattttctaacttttctgatTCTGTCTTTTCTTTGCGTCTGTCTTACCCATCTTCA
This window encodes:
- the LOC122080923 gene encoding cyclic nucleotide-gated ion channel 1-like, translated to MNYRQEKFVRFQDCSSERSSSSERQFSARYSGGIRTALSSVSERIQRVVEWASEGSKSLRKLFKAHSLDPLVKHSGSRKKILDPQGSFLQRWNKIFVLLCVIAVSLDPLFFYIPVVDGVNHCLGLDRKLEITASVLRSFTDIFYILHIIFQFRTGFIAPSSRVFGRGVLVEDPLAIAKRYLSSYFLIDILAVLPLPQVVISIVIPKLKGSKSLNTKDLLKFVVVFQYVPRLLRIYPLYKEVTRTSGILTETAWAGAALNLFLYMLASHVLGAFWYLFSIERENTCWRKACKTHSGCDIHRLYCGDGINDNDMSFLNVTCPLTAENPPFDFGIFLDALTSGVVVSNDFPQKFFYCFWWGLRNLSSLGQNLQTSTHVLEILFAVFISIFGLVLFAFLIGNMQTYLQSTTVRLEEMRLKRRDAEQWMYHRLLPDSLRERIRRYEQYKWQETRGVDEENLLCNLPKDLRRDIKRHLCLALLMRVPMFEKMDDQLLDAMCDRLKPVLYTEDSVIVREEDPVDEMLFIMRGKLWTVTTNGGRTGFFNSGFLVAGDFCGEELLTWALDPHSSSNLPISTRTVKALTEVEAFALKAEDLKFVASQFRRLHSKRLRHTFRFYSHQWRTWAACFIQAAWRRYCKKKLEDSLREEEDRLQDALAKGGGSSPSLGATIYASQFAANALRAIRRKGARKVRESLPPILLQKPEEPDFTAEDH